The Clostridium beijerinckii genomic sequence TAGGAATGATAAAAGTAAGTAGCGTAGATGATAAAAGTTCATCATTTCCTAATTTAATAGCAATGTCTAAGAGTGAAGATGATAGTGTTGCGGTTTCAGGAATAAATTTAAGTTTGGAGGATGGATTTTTTAAAGACATTCATCCAACAGTTATTGCATACAAAGCAGGAAAAACTACTATTACAATAAATGTTAATGGAATTAAGACTTCGTTTGATGTAGTAGTAACGGAATAATTTTTTGCACTAATATGAGTAATGTTAATATTTTTATAATTGTTAAGTTTAGTGTATATATGATATTGAATTAAAATATAAACTCAAATGAAAGAATTGAGGAATTTATATAAGCAGCAATACAAACTTAAATGAAAAAGAATATAGATATGCTATTTTGACTAGTTACATAATTGTAGTAACTAGTCATTTATGGTTTTGAAAAGGAGATTACTTGTCAATCAAATTTTTTTCGTATTCCTCTATCATTTTTTTGTCATCAATCCTCCAATTGGTCCACCTACACGACCATTTAACATTGATGATTTATTTCCTTTATAATTATCATTAAGTTCTATGCCAAGTTCATTTTCAAATTCTATTTTTAGCTTATCTAGTTTTGCTCTAGTTTGGGAACTAAAGGCCTTCTGCTCATAATTTAACACCTCCATATCAGTATTAGTTTTATAAATTTATAGTAAAATATATTTGATAAATTATTGAATTTAAATGAATGGAACTTGTGAAGAATTTAGATAATTGCGAAACTCATTGATAAAAATGAATAATGATTGATTTGAAGTTGCAAAAACATTATTAATGGATTTAATGGTTCCTGCTATACAAATATAATAGTTGACTTCTTAAAAAAGGGCGCACGAAATAAAGCGAAGGTGAATTCCAATTTTTATAAATAAATTTTATGCAATTAATGGCTTTAAGCTTCGGATATATTTATGTTTATGAATTTTATCTGCCACGATAACTGTTATTAGTTGAGTTATTCCGGCTAGAAGTAAATCAGCATGAAGTGTTTGCTCATTTTGAGTCTTACGCTCCGCGACGCAGTAACTATATTTGAAGTGATTTATATTTTTTTCAACAGCTACTCTGATTTTATAAGTATTACTCCATTCTTGGGTTCCTCGTGTTATTCCAGGATATGCGCGCAGATTCTTTTCAGGATAAATATAAAACATTCGTCCACATAAGGAATTTGTACATGGATTTTCACATTGAGTTACACGTTTGCTCTTTTTGGTTTCTTTGTTATATAACCATTTCATTTTAGGGCATACAAACTTCATTGTTGGAATTCTAGAACGAAGATGACTTTTACTACCTTCACGTTTCATTGGAATAGAAGGATCATTCGGACAGCATGGAATGCCGTCTTCGTTTAAAGGGCAATCAGCATTTTCTAGTGTAAGCCTAGTTTTTAAAGGAATATATGCTTTATCAAATTTTAATTCGAGAAGAAGATCACGATAAATTTGAATACTGTCAAAAGCAGCATCTCCTAAAAAGGTTTTTGGACTTATTAATGGATGCTTGTTAAAAAAATCTTTGAGAACAGGGATAAGAGCCTTAGAATCTGCAAGAGATTTATCTTCATCAGGTGAATCAGATTTTTTCTCAACAATAATATCAGGATGAGCATTGAGAAAATCTTTATTATAGAACGAAATATCTCTTACGATACCGAGGCCATTAGTAATGATTCCGAATTTAAAAGCATAGCAAAAATGCCCATTAATATACATTTGTTGGATGGCAGGGTTGGCTGAAGCGTGTGATGGCATAGAGCCATAGGCAGCTTTATAAGGATCATAAGAGTCATCTAAATTGCATGCTTTCTTAAAATTTTTAAGCTGTTTTATAATGCGATTAGCATATTTAGGATTATTTTCAGTGACAAATGCTTCAAGGCCTGAAGTATCAAAAATAGTCATGGAAGCAAGAGCCGTATCAATCTGTTGGCATATCGGTTCAGTAATATCAACAAGATTATCGAACATGGATTGTAAGTCCAAAAGAAAGTCCTGCTTGAAACGAGTAAACTTAGATGAATCAGGAACTCTTAAAAAGCCGCAGAAGTCTCTTAGTTCTTGAGAATATTTAAGGAAAATAATTAAAAGAGAATCTGTAGGAATAGAAAAAATGCGTTGTAAAATTAAAGCACTGATCATAGCATAAAGCTGATATTTTCGCGGCCTTCCTGTGGAAGCGTAAAAATGGTTAATGAAAGATGCAGGAACTAACTCATCAAGGTCGATAGTGTTTTCGAGTAAAGAAAGAAATTGGAATTTATCATTTTCAAATTTTTCTTTGCAATCAGAATAAACATCTGCCAAAGAAAGCTGTTTATATGTTATCATATATATGACTCCTTTCTGAGGTATATGGTAGTTTTGTTTTTAGGCAATTCAATTTTACCATAAATCAGTGAGGAGTTATTTTATTTTGCTAAAAAAATATCCCGCATTTCTGCGGGTTGCGGCGTTTCGCAAACGCCTAGTGAAGAATTAATGGAAAGGAGGATTTTAACACTTTTTTTACAAGTATTTGCATAGATTAAAATTTGTGAGAGTGGTTAATATATTAATGCCAAACAAAATCATAGATTAAGGGAGGTAGATTAAGATGGCTTCGAGAAATAAAACTTTAGTTCCAGAGGCAAAAACAGGTTTAAACAGATTAAAAACTGAGGTAGCTTCAGAAATTGGGTTAAATAACTATGAAAACATTGATAAAGGGAACCTTTCTTCAAGACAAAATGGTAGTGTTGGCGGAGAAATGGTTAAGAGAATGATAGAAAGTTACGAACAAAGTCTCTAAAAATAGATACTTAATGTTTTAACTCAGTTCTTAAATTACCATCCATCCTAAAGTGAAAGCTAGTAGAATATAGTTAATTACTATTTATTCTACTAGCTTTTTTTATTATATATGAATTTATATTCAAGCGAAATATATGAAAAATAAAAGAGAATAAAAGAAATTAGAAGCATAGATGAGATTCTGAAAAATAATGAAAATAAAATGAGATAGATGGCTAAAAATTTATATGGAATTACTTTACAATATGGTATAAAATGTAAAAGAAGGCAATTAAACATATGCTCAAAGGAGTTGAATAATATGTTATATTTATATACTATATCAATAAAGTTAAGTTGTTTATCCTTAATATTACTATTATTTAGGCTTGTTTTAAACAAGAATAATATTAATATTTTTGGTAACAAGGAAAAAAGAGGTCTACTGATAACCATACTTGTTATTAGTATTGTGCCAATAATCAATATTTTTTTTGCAGTTTCAAGTATATATGCGTCAATTTTTATGAAAAAGGAAAAATTTATAAAATTTATAAATGAATAGCTTTAGTGGAATCTAAGGCTATTTTTTTATGAATTTATTACCTCTATAAACTACAGATAAAAAGTATATGAAGATTTTTTATTATAAAGTAATTATAAATATGTTTAGGAAAATAATTTCTAAATATGAAATTATTGATATATATGACAATAATATTACGATATTATTATATATTTTATAAGATTTATATAAGTGTATTTCATCTTTCTCAGTTACAGATATAATATTTATAAGAAGTTTAAGATTAACTAAATTATGTATAGATGATTAATCTGGAGGAGATGAGTTTGATGAAAATTAGATATATGTTATCGGAATTATGGATTGCGTTTGGTTTTCCAATTATAGTTTTAGGAATTATAATTTTAGTATACTACTTTTCTAAAAAGAGAATGAAAAAGAATGTGTTTTTTTATAAGATCTTTAGATACATAAAAATATCATCTTGCATCATATTTATTTGTTTTATAATAATAGAAGCTTTAATAATAAACTATCCAAAGTATAATCGAAATAGTGACGATTATATTATTGTACTTGGCGCAGGACTTGATAATGGAGGAGTTCCTAATTTAATACTTCGGGAAAGACTTGATATTGCTATAAAATGTACGAAAGAAAATTTAGCTCAATATATCGTTTTATCCGGAGGACAAGGTACAGATGAAAGTACATCAGAGGCACAGGCCATGAGTGAATATTTACAGGCTAAAGGAATAGAAAAAAACAAAATAATATTAGAGGATAAGTCAAGAGATACTAATGAAAATCTAAAATATTCTAAAGAAAAGATTGAAGAATTTAGTAACAAATCAATAAGTGATATAAAAGTAAAAATAGTAACAACAGACTTTCATGCTTTTAGAAGTAGTATTTTAGCAAAGAAGAATGGGTATAAAAATTTTGATAATTATTCCAGCACTATGCCTTGGTATTTTGTACCTTCAACATATGCTAGGGAATCCATTGCAGTTATTAAGAGTATATTGTTTGATAAATAAATTCGTGATTGTGAAATAATTACACTACAACAGGGTTTATAAATTTAATTTATAACAACAAACGATTACAGGCACAAGATATACATAATTAATATATAATAATACAAAGGATTATATATTTAGTTAGAAAGGGATAAGTATGTTGGCGGTAGTTATTTTGGTTTGCATAGTATTAATTGCATGTAATGCTTTTTATGATACCGATAAAAGTTGAAAAATAGAAATCGTCAAGCAAAATTAGACTAACTTTATAAAACTAAATGGGATTTTTTAAAAAACTAAGCAGATATAATTTAAGGCTATCTATTAATTAAGATAGCCTTTTTGTGTTTATAGAAATTAAGAATTAACATGGTAACTTGATTATAAAAGTAGATCCTTTTTTACATTCACTATATACATCTATTTCTCCACCACATAAGTCAACAATTCTTTTTACTAGGGCTAATCCCAAACCGTTGCCTTCAGAAGAATGTGATTTATCGCCTTGATAAAACTTATCAAAGATATGCTTTTGTGTATCTTCGTTCATGCCTATGCCATTATCTGAAATGCTTGTTGTAATCCAGTTTTTATCTTTCTTTAAAGTGCATCTAATAGTACCATTTTCAGGTGTAAATTTTATTGCATTACTAAGTATGTTTATCCATACTTGCATCAACAGTTCTTCATTTCCATGAAAAGTAATTGAGTCTAAATCTATATCTAAGTCAATATTTTTATTGGACCATTTGGATTCTAAAAGCAATAGAGTTTGTCTTAGTTGTTCATCTAATTTGAATCTGCTTCTTTCTGCTATTATATCTTGATTTTCTAGTCTTGAGATCTGTAATATGCTGCCAACTAAGCTTGATAGCCTTTTTGTATTATTTAGTATTTTATCTGTATATTTAGACTTTTCTTCTTTACTTAGATTGTTATCCTGTAGCAAAGTTGTGTAACCTTCAATAGATGCAAGGGGAGTCTTAAATTCATGGGACACATTAGCAATAAAGTCACTTCGAAAAGTTTCTATGTTATTTAGTTCGTCTACCATAATATTAAAGTTCTGAGACATTTTTTGTAGCTCTTCAACGTAGTAATACTTATCTTCATCTAATTTGATATTAAAATTACCTTTTCCGACTTCCATAATTGCTTCACTAAATTTTACTAGTGGAGCTAATATTTTTTTACCTATTATAGCTGATATGGTTGTCCCAACTATTATACTAATTATAGATAGATCAATAATTGGCCAAAGAAACTTATTAGCTTCCGAAGAGAAATTTGGATGAAAGATTATGGCTAAAATTGCAGTAAGCACTGATGATACAAACATTATTGAAAAAATAATAAATGAAAAGACTAAGCCTAATTTTAAATTTGGTTTATCATTCATAATTTTTTACCACCTTATATCCGAGTCCTCTTACAGTCAAGATATCAAAATCTATGTTATTTTTAAAGCGATCACGCAAACGGTTAATATGTACATCTACTGTTCTTATATCAGTTTCAGAATCAAGTCCCCAAAATTCATCCATAAGTTCTTGTCTTGTGAATATGCGATTAGGATATGAAATAAGCTTATATAGAATATAAAATTCCTTTTGTGGAAGGACTGTTGCCTCACCATTTTGATATACTGACAAGGAATCATATTCAAGCATGGTATCACCAACGATTTGCTTTCTTTCACTAATAATCTGAGCTCTTCTAAGTAATGCACCTACTCTTAACACCATTTCGTTAACATCAATTGGTTTAACCATGTAGTCATCAATTCCAAGAAGAAAACCACGTTGCTTATCCTGAAAGCTTTCCTTAGCTGTAATCATTAATATAGGTAGATTAAATTGAGCATCACGAATAGATTTTATTAGTTCAAAACCATCCATATTTGGCATCATGATATCAGAAATAATTAAATCAATATATTCCTTATCCAAAACATTAAGCGCTTCGATTCCATCTTTCGCACTAGTAGTTTTATAGCCATTTTTAAGTAAAACAGTTGAAAATAATTCTCTTAACTCTTTGTCGTCTTCTACAATCAAAATATGAAACATTTATATACCTCCATTTTATGCACTAATTATACTACTTTTTTATCTATGTTTAAAAGTATCATATCTATATATAAATTCAAGTATTTAATTATAGATAAAATATTTACTATAATAATTAAATTTGAAATAAATAGAAAAGTTTAAATTCAGTTAATAATTCTATGATACACTCCATATTAAAATAACATAAGTAGCAAATGATAGCTATAGATAAATAATAATCCAAATAATTTTAGGCTGATATGTTTTGTAAATCATAAAAATTAAGATATTTTTTAGGTTACAAACAAAGTATAAAAATTAAAAGTGTGGTATTATTTTCATGTACATATAAAATATTTCAATGATTTATTTGCATGTGAATCATTGACTGTCTGGTCGGTCATTTAAATAAAATGTGAATATAATGAGTCAGTAATTTATTGTAATACAGTATTTTTATAAGTGAGGTGGTTTTTTTGGCAAGATTAAAAAATAAGGAAAATGAAATTCTTGCCGCTGCAATAGACATATTTTTCAAAAAAGGTTTTTCGGGAACTAATATGCAGGATATTGCGGACAAGGCACAGATAGGTAAGGGTACAATATATGAATACTTTAGAAGTAAAGATGATTTATTTGTACAAGCTTTAAAGTACGACCATAGAAATTTCACTATGAATGCAAACCAGAAGATATCACAAGAAGAATCATTTCTTAAAAAGCTAGGAAAGCTTATAGAATTAACTGAGCATGCTGTTATAGAAAGGGCTGGAAGGATAAGTTATTATATAACAAATGAGATTTCAGAATTAAATCCTGAAGCAAAACGTGATCTTGAAGATTTTATAAAAGATATAAAAAGAAATGGAAAAAATATTACATACAATATTCTAAAGCAAGGTATAGAAGAGGGGGCGGTAATGGATACAGGCATAGACATTGATTTTGCTACAAATGTTATAGGAGGAATGGTGGCATTACATTGTCATCGGACTTGTCATGAAAATTATTATTCAGTAGAACAAAGAAGAGAGGAAAATGAAAAGCTGATAAATTTTATTATGGGTGGAATTGGTGCAAAGAAAAATTAATTTTATAATATATAAATTAACAAAATAAACTATATGTTTACAAATTAGGAGTGTGAAACATGAAAAATGTAAAAAAAATAGTTATATACGCTGTAATTGTTATAGCCGTAATAGGTTGTGCAGCAGTAGCTAAAACCAAATTGTTTTCAGCTAAAAAGGCAGAAACTACTGCTGTTGCTGTGAGTAAAACCACTGTTGAAGCACAGATTGCTAAAGCAGAAGAAAAAAGTTTAGGGGATTCATATAAAGCAACACTAGAAGCTTATCAGCAAGGAATAGTAACTAGTAAGATAGCAGCAAAGGTTGTTGCTGTGTCGATTGAAAATGGACAATATGTAAATGCTGGTGATACTATAGCTACGCTTGATGACCAAGATATACAAAATAGTATAAAAACTGCACAAGCTCAGGTAGAAGTTAGTGAGCAGCAAGTAAATTCAACGCAGCAACAACTAAATTCATCGCAAGTAACGCTACAGAAATTGCAAATTCTTATGGACGATGCACAGCGTAATTATGATAGACAAAAGACCCTTTTTGATGGAGGTGCTATATCAAAAACAGATCTTGAGTCATCTGAAAAAGCTCTAAACACTTCTAAAGCAGATTATAGTTCAGGATTAGCAAGTATTGAATCGGCAAAAGCAAGCATTGAAAGTTCAAAAGCAAGTTTAGAAGCACAAAAGGTAAATTTGCAAAAGGCTCAAAGCGATTTAGCTAACACAGTGATTAAAGCTCCTATAAGTGGCGTAATAAGCGATAAAGTTTTAAATGTAGGACAGATGGCATCTCAGGGAGCAGCTCTTGCAAAGGTTAATGATATATCCTCTGTATATGCAACAATACAAGTACCACAAGAGAAAATAACTGGAGTAAAAATAGGTCAAGCTGCAACAATTACCGTAGATGGAAATGATAAAACATATGATGGCACTATTGAAGCTATGGACTCTGCAGCGGATGCTACAACTAGAGTATTCAATTGTAAAGTAAAAATAGATAATGGCGATAAGTCACTGTTACCTGGTATTTTTGGAAAGGTACAGCTTATTAGCGAGGAAAAAGCACAAGTTATAACTGTTCCAATTAGTGCTTTAGCTGGTAACGAAGGAGATTATTCTGTTTTCTTAAATGATAATGGAATAGCTAAAAAGCAAAAAATTACAATTGGTGAAACTAATGAAAATAACGTTGAAATAACAGATGGTATTAAAGAAGGGGATCAGGTAATATGTACTAATATAAGTACGCTTCAAGAGGGTAGTGAAGTAGATGCAATTATAAAGGACGATAGTTCTTCAGATAACACAGCTTCTGAACAAGATGGCGGTGCAGATGATACAACAAATAAGTAGGAGGGATAATAAATGAATATAGCAAATATTAGTATTAAAAGACCTGTATTTATATCAGTTATAATGATTGTCCTTACTATTTTAGGATTTGTATGCTATAAGGGATTGACACTTAATGATATGCCAAATGCTGATATGCCTTATGTTTCCGTAGTAGTAACAGAAAACGGAGCTACACCAGAAAATATAGAAAGTAAAGTAACAAAACAGATAGAAGATGCAGTACAGCAAATTTCTGGAGTTCAAAATATAACTTCAAGTGTAAGCTCTGGGATGTCACAAACTGTTATAGAATTCGATTTAAGTAAAAATGGTGAAGTTGCAGCACAAGAAGTTAGAGATAAGATTTCAAGTGTTAGAGGTAAATTACCAACTGATGCTGATGATCCGATAATTTCTAAGTTTGATATGTCGGCAACATCAATTATATCCATAGCTGTTTATGGTTCAACTGATAATCAAAAAATGACAGACTTTGTAGATAATACTCTAAAGCCAAAGTTATATGCGGTATCGGGTGTTGGAGCCGTAAATGTATCTGGTGAGGATACAAGAGAAATTCATATAAAGTTAGATAATAATAAATTATTACAATATGGCCTTACATCAGGTGCTGTAATAAATAGTATCAAGAGTGATAATATTGATCAGTCAACTGGTAAAGTTATTGATGGAGATAACCAAATATCTATTACAACAAATAGTAAAATACAAAAAGTAGAAGATTTTAAGAATATATTGGTGTCCAACAAAAACGGAACAGAGATTAGAGTAAAAGATATTGCAACAGTTGAAGATGGGATTGTTGAAAAAACAAGCCAAGCTTACTATCAAGGTAATCCGTCAATTGGTATTGATATCGTTAAGCAATCTGGTGCTAATACAGTAGAAGTTGCAAAAGAAGCTAAAGCAGCATTAGAACAAGTTAAAACTTCATTACCAGAAGGTATGCATGCTGATATTGTTACTGATAATTCAACATCAATAAAAGATACAGTAGATGATGTTATGAATACTATCATAGAAGGATGTATATTAGCAGTTGTTATTGTATTTTTATTCTTAAATGAATGGGAAAGTACCCTTATAAGTGCATCATCTCTTCCGATATCTATAATAACTACTTTTATTTGTATGAAAGAGATGGACTTTACATTAAATACTATGTCTTTAATGGCATTATCACTTGCAGTAGGGCTTTTAATTGATGATGCTATAGTTGTTATAGAAAACATTGTAAGGCATCTTCATATGGGAAAACATCCAATTGATGCTGCTAAGGATGCTACCTCAGAAATTGGATTTGCAGTAATAGCAACAACTTTAGCTGTTATTGCAGTATTCTTGCCTATGGCAATGATAGCTGGAATAATTGGAAAGTTCTTTATTGAGTTTGCACTTACAATTGTTTTTAGTATGGCAGTTTCATTGTTTGTATCATTTACCCTTGTACCAATGATGTCATCTAGAATGCTTAGATCAGAAAGAAAAGAAAGTAAAACATTTATTGGTAAGTTTTTTGGATGGTTTAATCATAAATTCGACATTTTTGCCGAGAAATATTCACATTTATTAGCTTTTCTTCTTCATAAGAGGATAACAGTCTTGGCTGTTTGCGCAGTTATGTTTATAGCTAGTCTTTCACTTATTCCATCATTAGGTTTCGTAATGATACCTATAACTGATAAAGGACAAATAACAGTTAATGCTAATTTTGATTCAGGAATAACATTAGATACTGCAAGTAAGGAAACTAAACAGATTGAAGAGATTGTTAAGAAAAATCCAGAAGTTGAATATGTATATTCAACAGTTACTAATAGTAAAGCAACAGTTAATATTACATTGGTAGATAAGAAACAACGTAAGATTAGCTCGAGAGATATGGCGCAAAAACTTGGAACAGATCTAAAGATACTGCCTGGAATGGATATTACAGCATCAGCTGCATCTATGGGAGGTGGTGGCGGATCTTCAAAAGATGTAGCTATTAATCTTGTTGGTGATGATAGAGCAAAAGTTCAAGCTTTCGCAGAAAAGATGAAAGCAGAGATGGCTAAAGATCCAGATGCTACTAATGTTGGTGTTAATACCAATTCAGGTACACCAGAGGTAAAAATGACTGTTGATCGTGATAAAGCTGCTGATTTAGGTGTTAACAGTTCAGACGTAGCTAGTACCTTGGCTACATTATTTAATGGTTCAACTGTAACTAAGTATGATGGTGGAAAAGATAGATATGATGTTAAAGTTTTGCTTCAAGATGAGCAGCGTAAAAATCTTAGTAATCTTGATGGAATTTACGTTTCAGGTTCAAACAATAAGCTTGTTCCGCTAACTGAAGTAACTAAAAAAGTTGTTGGAACAACTTCTTCAACATTACATAGGTACAATAAGCAGGCACAAGTCGAACTTTCTTGTAATGTAAGAGGTTTATCTACTGGAACTTTACAAAATAAGTATTTAGCTAAGATAAAAAGTGAATTGCCGGCGGGAGTTTCTTTGTCTGTTGGAGGAATGAATGGAACTA encodes the following:
- a CDS encoding small, acid-soluble spore protein, alpha/beta type, translated to MEVLNYEQKAFSSQTRAKLDKLKIEFENELGIELNDNYKGNKSSMLNGRVGGPIGGLMTKK
- a CDS encoding alpha/beta-type small acid-soluble spore protein; protein product: MASRNKTLVPEAKTGLNRLKTEVASEIGLNNYENIDKGNLSSRQNGSVGGEMVKRMIESYEQSL
- a CDS encoding YdcF family protein, whose translation is MKIRYMLSELWIAFGFPIIVLGIIILVYYFSKKRMKKNVFFYKIFRYIKISSCIIFICFIIIEALIINYPKYNRNSDDYIIVLGAGLDNGGVPNLILRERLDIAIKCTKENLAQYIVLSGGQGTDESTSEAQAMSEYLQAKGIEKNKIILEDKSRDTNENLKYSKEKIEEFSNKSISDIKVKIVTTDFHAFRSSILAKKNGYKNFDNYSSTMPWYFVPSTYARESIAVIKSILFDK
- a CDS encoding HAMP domain-containing sensor histidine kinase, whose amino-acid sequence is MNDKPNLKLGLVFSFIIFSIMFVSSVLTAILAIIFHPNFSSEANKFLWPIIDLSIISIIVGTTISAIIGKKILAPLVKFSEAIMEVGKGNFNIKLDEDKYYYVEELQKMSQNFNIMVDELNNIETFRSDFIANVSHEFKTPLASIEGYTTLLQDNNLSKEEKSKYTDKILNNTKRLSSLVGSILQISRLENQDIIAERSRFKLDEQLRQTLLLLESKWSNKNIDLDIDLDSITFHGNEELLMQVWINILSNAIKFTPENGTIRCTLKKDKNWITTSISDNGIGMNEDTQKHIFDKFYQGDKSHSSEGNGLGLALVKRIVDLCGGEIDVYSECKKGSTFIIKLPC
- a CDS encoding response regulator transcription factor, which encodes MFHILIVEDDKELRELFSTVLLKNGYKTTSAKDGIEALNVLDKEYIDLIISDIMMPNMDGFELIKSIRDAQFNLPILMITAKESFQDKQRGFLLGIDDYMVKPIDVNEMVLRVGALLRRAQIISERKQIVGDTMLEYDSLSVYQNGEATVLPQKEFYILYKLISYPNRIFTRQELMDEFWGLDSETDIRTVDVHINRLRDRFKNNIDFDILTVRGLGYKVVKNYE
- a CDS encoding TetR/AcrR family transcriptional regulator, whose amino-acid sequence is MVFLARLKNKENEILAAAIDIFFKKGFSGTNMQDIADKAQIGKGTIYEYFRSKDDLFVQALKYDHRNFTMNANQKISQEESFLKKLGKLIELTEHAVIERAGRISYYITNEISELNPEAKRDLEDFIKDIKRNGKNITYNILKQGIEEGAVMDTGIDIDFATNVIGGMVALHCHRTCHENYYSVEQRREENEKLINFIMGGIGAKKN
- a CDS encoding efflux RND transporter periplasmic adaptor subunit; its protein translation is MKNVKKIVIYAVIVIAVIGCAAVAKTKLFSAKKAETTAVAVSKTTVEAQIAKAEEKSLGDSYKATLEAYQQGIVTSKIAAKVVAVSIENGQYVNAGDTIATLDDQDIQNSIKTAQAQVEVSEQQVNSTQQQLNSSQVTLQKLQILMDDAQRNYDRQKTLFDGGAISKTDLESSEKALNTSKADYSSGLASIESAKASIESSKASLEAQKVNLQKAQSDLANTVIKAPISGVISDKVLNVGQMASQGAALAKVNDISSVYATIQVPQEKITGVKIGQAATITVDGNDKTYDGTIEAMDSAADATTRVFNCKVKIDNGDKSLLPGIFGKVQLISEEKAQVITVPISALAGNEGDYSVFLNDNGIAKKQKITIGETNENNVEITDGIKEGDQVICTNISTLQEGSEVDAIIKDDSSSDNTASEQDGGADDTTNK
- a CDS encoding efflux RND transporter permease subunit; the protein is MNIANISIKRPVFISVIMIVLTILGFVCYKGLTLNDMPNADMPYVSVVVTENGATPENIESKVTKQIEDAVQQISGVQNITSSVSSGMSQTVIEFDLSKNGEVAAQEVRDKISSVRGKLPTDADDPIISKFDMSATSIISIAVYGSTDNQKMTDFVDNTLKPKLYAVSGVGAVNVSGEDTREIHIKLDNNKLLQYGLTSGAVINSIKSDNIDQSTGKVIDGDNQISITTNSKIQKVEDFKNILVSNKNGTEIRVKDIATVEDGIVEKTSQAYYQGNPSIGIDIVKQSGANTVEVAKEAKAALEQVKTSLPEGMHADIVTDNSTSIKDTVDDVMNTIIEGCILAVVIVFLFLNEWESTLISASSLPISIITTFICMKEMDFTLNTMSLMALSLAVGLLIDDAIVVIENIVRHLHMGKHPIDAAKDATSEIGFAVIATTLAVIAVFLPMAMIAGIIGKFFIEFALTIVFSMAVSLFVSFTLVPMMSSRMLRSERKESKTFIGKFFGWFNHKFDIFAEKYSHLLAFLLHKRITVLAVCAVMFIASLSLIPSLGFVMIPITDKGQITVNANFDSGITLDTASKETKQIEEIVKKNPEVEYVYSTVTNSKATVNITLVDKKQRKISSRDMAQKLGTDLKILPGMDITASAASMGGGGGSSKDVAINLVGDDRAKVQAFAEKMKAEMAKDPDATNVGVNTNSGTPEVKMTVDRDKAADLGVNSSDVASTLATLFNGSTVTKYDGGKDRYDVKVLLQDEQRKNLSNLDGIYVSGSNNKLVPLTEVTKKVVGTTSSTLHRYNKQAQVELSCNVRGLSTGTLQNKYLAKIKSELPAGVSLSVGGMNGTMQKSMISLVQNSVLSVLLLYLVMAAQFESFVDPIAIMFALPLALIGAIIGLYVGGSQLSMMAAIGIVMLMGLVAKNGILLIDAAKERIKKGMPRNEALVEAGLVRLRPIIMTTLAMIFGMIPTALATGAGTEMRKPMAQAVIGGLITSTILTLFVVPIVYTILDGLKKRFAKKIHRKKSTPIDSESNVGI